The Couchioplanes caeruleus sequence AGCCCGCCTCCAGCGCCGCCGCCCGGTCCTGCGGCAGCACGCTCGCGGTCACCGCCACCACCGACGGACGCGGGCGGCCCGCGGTGGCCGTGCCGGCGACCAGCTCGCCGGCCAGCGTCAGCCCGTTGCCGTCCGGCAGGTTCATGTCGAGCAGCACCAGGTCGACGTCCTCGCGGCCGAGCTGTGTGCGGGCGGCGGCCAGGCTTGGCGCGTCCAGGATCTCGGCGTCGCGTACGGCCTCCACGTCCGCCCGGGCCAGGACCGCCTTGACCAGGGAGCGGTTCAGCTCCTCGTCCTCGACCAGCAGGATCCGCGGGTTGTCGGCAGTCACGGCTTCTCCTTGTCCACGTCGTTGCGCACGCCCAACAGCGGCGCGAGCCTGTCCGAGCCGGCGCCGCCGGCCATCGCGGTGGCCACCACGCCGCCCGCCATCGCCGTCGCCACCAGGGAAGCGTCGCCCGCGGCCGGGGCCAGGCCGAGCACCGGCGTGTGCCGGGTCGCCGGGT is a genomic window containing:
- a CDS encoding response regulator translates to MTADNPRILLVEDEELNRSLVKAVLARADVEAVRDAEILDAPSLAAARTQLGREDVDLVLLDMNLPDGNGLTLAGELVAGTATAGRPRPSVVAVTASVLPQDRAAALEAGCDGFLDKPYAAADLVAVVAEHLSRRP